One stretch of Tenacibaculum sp. MAR_2010_89 DNA includes these proteins:
- a CDS encoding imelysin family protein produces MKKGLFILVLTMLGVACSSSSDNPDNKTDDTFDRSKILTNVADNIIIPSFKEFKNKVVDLKTKSSAFTNSPTQSTLDNLRTSWYNAYKSWQYVAMFNIGKAEELEFVNFINIYPVSKADIESNITNGGYDFTHPNNHDAQGFPALDFLLHGTGVNDTEILEKYTTNSKAANYKKYVTDVVQKINETAVAVVNDWEGTYREKFVTSTGNTATSSLNKFVNDYIFYYEKRLRAVKIGIPAGNFSSTVLPEKVEAFYKKTISKELALESLFAVKALFNGTYFKSSTEGSSFKAYLNALNKNDLATKINAQFDAAKAQINTLNSNFNQQIADDNTKMTKAYDELQKAVVLLKVDMLQAFNVNVDYVDADGD; encoded by the coding sequence ATGAAGAAAGGTTTATTTATACTAGTGCTTACAATGTTGGGGGTAGCATGTAGTTCAAGTTCTGACAATCCAGATAATAAAACAGATGATACTTTTGATAGAAGCAAAATTTTAACGAATGTAGCTGATAACATTATTATACCTTCGTTTAAAGAATTTAAAAATAAAGTTGTTGATTTAAAAACTAAATCTTCTGCTTTTACAAACAGTCCTACTCAGTCAACTCTTGATAATTTGAGAACATCTTGGTACAATGCCTATAAATCATGGCAGTATGTAGCTATGTTTAATATTGGTAAAGCAGAAGAATTAGAGTTTGTTAATTTTATTAATATATATCCTGTTTCTAAAGCTGATATAGAAAGTAATATTACTAATGGAGGATATGATTTTACACATCCAAACAATCATGATGCACAAGGCTTTCCTGCATTAGATTTTTTATTACATGGAACAGGAGTTAATGATACTGAAATTTTAGAAAAATATACAACAAATTCTAAAGCTGCTAATTATAAAAAATATGTAACGGATGTAGTTCAAAAAATTAATGAAACTGCAGTTGCAGTAGTAAATGATTGGGAAGGAACTTATAGAGAAAAATTTGTTACAAGTACAGGGAACACAGCAACTAGTTCTTTAAACAAATTTGTAAATGATTATATCTTTTACTACGAAAAAAGATTACGAGCAGTTAAAATAGGTATTCCAGCTGGAAATTTTTCTTCAACTGTATTACCTGAAAAAGTTGAAGCTTTTTATAAAAAAACAATATCTAAAGAGTTAGCTTTAGAATCATTGTTTGCTGTGAAAGCTTTATTTAATGGTACTTACTTTAAATCAAGTACTGAAGGTAGTAGCTTTAAAGCGTATTTAAATGCACTAAATAAAAATGATTTGGCTACTAAAATTAACGCTCAATTTGATGCCGCTAAAGCTCAGATTAATACATTAAACTCAAATTTTAATCAACAAATAGCAGACGATAATACAAAAATGACAAAAGCTTATGATGAACTTCAAAAAGCTGTTGTATTATTAAAAGTTGATATGTTACAAGCTTTTAATGTAAATGTTGACTATGTTGATGCTGATGGTGATTAA
- a CDS encoding pyridoxal phosphate-dependent aminotransferase yields the protein MPSISIKGSSMPQSPIRKLVPFAEAAKKNGTKVFHLNIGQPDIKTPQVALDAVKNNTIEVLSYARSEGSEQYREKLSNYYINNDIHVSANNIIATTGGSEALLFTIGSITDPGDEIIIPEPFYANYNGFSTASGVNVVPVISKIEDNFALPAIEDFEKLITSKTKAILICNPGNPTGYLYSEAEIEKLKQIVLKHDLFLIADEVYREFTYDGEKHNSVMSLEGLEQHSIMIDSVSKRYSMCGARIGCIVSKNEEFISTAIKFAQARLSPPTYALLASEAALDTPQSYFDEVIEEYQDRRNTLITELQKIQGVKVANPKGAFYCIAELPVENSEDFAQWILEKFNHNNETVMVAPAGGFYSTEDEGKNQVRIAYVLNKSDLKRCVEILKVALEKYNS from the coding sequence ATGCCATCTATTTCTATTAAGGGAAGTTCAATGCCTCAATCACCAATCAGAAAACTGGTTCCTTTTGCTGAGGCAGCTAAAAAAAATGGAACAAAAGTATTTCATTTAAATATCGGTCAACCTGATATAAAAACACCTCAAGTTGCCTTAGATGCAGTAAAAAATAATACTATAGAAGTGTTATCATATGCTAGATCTGAAGGCTCTGAACAGTACAGAGAAAAATTATCGAATTATTATATAAATAATGATATTCATGTATCTGCTAATAATATTATAGCAACAACAGGAGGTTCTGAAGCTTTATTATTTACTATTGGTAGTATTACTGATCCAGGTGATGAAATTATTATACCTGAACCTTTTTACGCAAACTATAATGGTTTTTCAACAGCTTCTGGTGTAAATGTAGTACCAGTAATTTCAAAAATTGAAGATAATTTTGCCTTACCAGCTATTGAAGATTTTGAAAAATTAATTACTTCAAAAACTAAAGCTATTTTAATTTGTAATCCTGGAAACCCAACAGGTTATTTATATAGTGAGGCTGAAATTGAAAAATTAAAACAAATTGTATTAAAACACGATTTATTTTTAATTGCCGATGAAGTGTATCGTGAATTTACTTATGATGGTGAAAAACATAATTCTGTAATGTCTTTAGAAGGTTTAGAGCAACATTCAATCATGATTGACTCAGTTTCTAAACGCTATAGCATGTGTGGAGCTAGAATTGGATGTATTGTTTCTAAAAATGAAGAATTTATTAGCACTGCTATTAAGTTTGCACAAGCAAGATTAAGTCCGCCAACATATGCTTTACTAGCTAGTGAAGCAGCTTTAGACACTCCACAAAGTTATTTCGATGAAGTTATTGAAGAATATCAAGATAGAAGAAATACATTAATAACTGAATTACAAAAAATTCAAGGTGTTAAAGTAGCAAACCCTAAAGGAGCTTTTTATTGTATTGCGGAATTACCTGTAGAAAATTCAGAAGATTTTGCTCAATGGATTTTAGAGAAGTTTAATCATAACAATGAAACGGTTATGGTAGCTCCTGCTGGTGGATTTTATTCTACTGAAGATGAAGGTAAAAATCAAGTACGTATTGCATATGTTTTAAATAAATCAGATTTAAAGCGATGTGTAGAAATATTAAAAGTAGCTTTAGAAAAATATAATAGTTAA
- a CDS encoding DUF1842 domain-containing protein, which translates to MNTSNDIFIKRKAIVKTYKIKGTIGEVNNPKAFVIHFSLTVSPSKNIVSGIVKIRQEINKQCIKLNVVGKIEASNYYTNNNVVHLFGEYLVSLPPLTIGCYLEKFTACLEVDNNWNGIGSFISGAKNENNIPVKSI; encoded by the coding sequence ATGAATACTTCTAACGACATCTTCATTAAAAGAAAAGCTATAGTAAAAACATATAAAATAAAAGGAACCATTGGTGAAGTTAACAACCCAAAAGCTTTTGTTATACACTTTTCATTAACGGTATCCCCTTCTAAAAATATAGTTTCAGGTATAGTAAAGATTAGGCAAGAAATAAACAAACAATGTATTAAACTTAATGTTGTAGGAAAGATAGAAGCATCTAATTATTATACAAATAATAACGTTGTTCATTTATTTGGTGAGTATTTAGTATCTCTCCCCCCTTTAACTATAGGATGTTATTTAGAAAAGTTTACTGCTTGCTTAGAAGTTGACAATAATTGGAATGGTATAGGTAGTTTTATTAGTGGGGCAAAAAATGAAAATAATATCCCTGTAAAGTCAATTTGA
- a CDS encoding toxin-antitoxin system YwqK family antitoxin, giving the protein MKKNIFIFLVFIGFISCKNVKVNNEVISFQKELFSMKNGVLNYKNTPFTGTMFFYDKINKTNNFTTYENGKKHGIEIKNYENNVLAEQRFYTKGNKSGIHKSWWSESQLKFEYHFNDVGEYNGEVNEWFKNGQQLKAFNYKNGKEEGSQKMWELNGKIRANFVTKNSDRFGLIGLKKCYTVNTTNENFK; this is encoded by the coding sequence ATGAAAAAAAATATTTTCATATTTCTAGTGTTTATAGGTTTTATTTCTTGTAAAAATGTAAAGGTTAATAATGAAGTTATTTCATTTCAAAAAGAACTTTTTTCTATGAAGAATGGAGTGTTAAATTATAAAAATACTCCATTTACAGGAACTATGTTTTTTTACGATAAAATAAATAAAACAAACAATTTTACAACTTATGAAAATGGGAAAAAGCATGGAATTGAAATAAAAAATTATGAAAATAATGTATTAGCTGAACAACGTTTTTATACAAAAGGAAACAAATCAGGTATTCATAAATCATGGTGGAGTGAAAGTCAATTAAAATTTGAATATCATTTTAATGATGTTGGAGAGTATAATGGAGAGGTAAACGAATGGTTTAAAAATGGTCAACAACTTAAGGCATTTAATTATAAAAATGGGAAAGAAGAAGGTTCACAAAAAATGTGGGAATTAAATGGAAAAATAAGAGCAAATTTTGTTACTAAAAATAGTGATAGGTTTGGTTTAATAGGATTGAAGAAATGTTACACTGTAAATACAACAAATGAAAATTTCAAATAA
- a CDS encoding aspartyl protease family protein — translation MLLKKFLLCLLFLCTINIQSQSKFQFLKGSKKQVVKFELFNNLIVFPLEVNGVKLSFILDTGVNKTILFNLNKTDSLTLNNTKKVFIRGLGVGDPVEAILSRNNNFRVNNILGTSQDIYVVVDDTFKLSSKMGVTIHGVIGYDLLKDVIVKINYSSKKLYFYKPEKYKEPKCRSCEKLDVEFYRNKPYINVSIKIDSAGNNIPVKMLIDSGGSDALWLFEGSKEEIKVPEKFFVDILGEGLSGTIYGKRSRVPKLEIGKYIIEEPTVSFLDSATTINARSFKKRDGSIGGNILRRFKVWIDYPNKKVILKKNGSLKKGFYYNMSGLQIIYNGEELVKEQKNSMKHNGYSRKEDSKPGHIVSFVTSYSYKFKPSYKVNKIVKDSPAEKAGIIEGDIIKQLNGKEAHEYSLNEIANLFQTKPNKRIRIVVERGIFKLKYEFRLEQKI, via the coding sequence ATGCTTTTGAAGAAATTTCTACTATGTCTACTATTTTTATGTACTATAAATATTCAATCACAATCAAAATTCCAGTTTCTTAAAGGAAGTAAAAAACAGGTTGTTAAATTTGAATTGTTTAATAACTTAATTGTTTTTCCATTAGAAGTTAATGGTGTTAAGCTTTCTTTTATACTTGATACAGGTGTAAATAAAACGATACTTTTTAATTTAAATAAAACAGATAGCTTAACCTTAAATAATACAAAGAAAGTATTTATTAGAGGGCTTGGAGTAGGAGACCCTGTAGAAGCTATTTTATCAAGAAATAATAACTTTAGAGTTAATAATATCTTAGGAACAAGCCAAGATATTTATGTTGTTGTTGATGATACTTTTAAGTTGTCTTCAAAAATGGGAGTAACAATTCATGGGGTTATAGGATACGATTTATTAAAAGATGTTATAGTTAAAATAAATTATTCATCTAAAAAATTATATTTCTATAAACCTGAAAAGTATAAAGAACCTAAGTGTCGATCTTGTGAAAAATTAGATGTAGAGTTTTATAGGAATAAACCTTATATAAATGTTAGTATAAAAATAGATAGTGCAGGAAATAATATACCTGTAAAAATGCTTATAGATTCTGGAGGAAGTGATGCTTTATGGTTATTTGAAGGGTCAAAAGAAGAAATAAAGGTTCCTGAAAAGTTTTTTGTTGATATTCTAGGAGAAGGTTTAAGTGGAACAATTTATGGTAAAAGAAGTAGAGTGCCTAAGTTAGAAATTGGTAAGTATATTATAGAAGAACCAACAGTTTCATTTTTAGATTCAGCTACAACAATTAATGCTAGAAGTTTTAAAAAGCGAGATGGAAGTATTGGAGGAAATATATTAAGAAGATTTAAAGTATGGATTGATTACCCAAATAAAAAAGTAATACTAAAAAAGAATGGATCGTTGAAAAAAGGGTTTTATTATAATATGAGTGGTTTACAGATAATTTATAATGGAGAAGAATTAGTAAAAGAACAGAAGAACTCAATGAAACATAATGGATATTCTAGAAAAGAAGATTCTAAACCGGGACACATAGTTTCTTTTGTTACAAGTTATAGTTATAAGTTTAAACCTTCTTATAAAGTTAATAAAATTGTAAAAGATTCACCAGCAGAGAAAGCTGGAATAATAGAAGGAGATATTATAAAACAGCTTAATGGTAAGGAAGCTCATGAGTATTCACTTAATGAAATAGCAAATTTATTTCAAACCAAACCTAATAAGAGAATTAGAATTGTGGTTGAAAGGGGCATATTTAAATTGAAATATGAATTTAGATTAGAACAAAAAATATAG
- a CDS encoding HTTM domain-containing protein, with amino-acid sequence MLLKKYLSKQTNIAPLIVFRLFFGVMMLLSIIRFWLNGWIEKLYLEPTFHFSYYGFEWVKPVGNFTYVIFFICGLSALFIAIGFKYRISIITFFLSFTFIELMDKTTYLNHYYFISLMSFLLCFLPANKSFSLDSYLKKTRYVNIPKWTVDSIKILLGIVYFYAGLAKLNSDWLLRAMPLKIWLPSKYDLPIIGNNLMQLEWFHYSMSWSGAIYDLTIPFLLLAKKTRTYAFVLVVFFHVFTRILFPIGMFPFIMIVGTLIFFDDSFHQKIINKLKKLLNNKKTISITSITNYNYSKIKKSLLLVGVGLFLTFQIILPWRYLLYPGELFWTEEGFRFSWRVMLIEKAGYSVFKIVDGESGKFFYVENDDFLTSFQEKQMSFQPDFILEYAHYLGNHFKSQGHKNVEVYVDSYVALNGRMSQLYIDPKTDLMKQKESFKHKKWIIPFNHEIKIKGL; translated from the coding sequence ATGCTTTTAAAAAAATATTTATCAAAACAAACAAACATTGCTCCATTAATAGTATTTAGACTATTTTTTGGAGTAATGATGTTATTGAGTATAATTAGGTTTTGGTTAAATGGTTGGATTGAAAAATTGTATTTAGAACCAACATTTCATTTTTCGTATTACGGTTTTGAGTGGGTAAAACCTGTAGGTAATTTTACTTATGTTATTTTTTTTATTTGCGGTTTATCTGCTTTGTTTATTGCAATCGGATTTAAATACCGAATTTCTATTATTACTTTTTTTCTAAGCTTTACTTTTATTGAATTAATGGATAAGACAACATATCTTAATCATTATTATTTTATCAGTTTAATGAGCTTTTTATTATGTTTTTTACCTGCTAATAAATCTTTTTCATTAGATAGTTATCTAAAGAAAACAAGGTATGTAAATATACCTAAATGGACTGTAGATAGTATTAAGATTTTGTTAGGAATAGTTTATTTTTATGCGGGGTTAGCAAAATTAAATTCTGACTGGTTATTAAGGGCCATGCCTTTAAAAATATGGCTGCCATCAAAATATGATTTGCCAATTATAGGTAATAATTTGATGCAACTGGAATGGTTTCATTACAGTATGAGTTGGTCAGGAGCAATATATGACTTAACAATACCTTTTTTATTATTAGCTAAGAAAACAAGAACATATGCATTTGTTTTAGTAGTTTTCTTTCATGTATTTACTAGGATTTTATTTCCTATTGGGATGTTTCCTTTTATAATGATAGTAGGTACATTAATCTTTTTTGATGATAGTTTTCATCAAAAAATTATAAATAAATTAAAAAAACTATTAAATAATAAAAAAACTATTTCCATTACTTCAATAACAAATTATAATTATTCAAAAATTAAGAAGAGTTTATTATTAGTTGGAGTAGGATTATTTTTAACTTTTCAAATAATATTGCCATGGAGATATTTATTATATCCAGGTGAGTTATTTTGGACAGAAGAGGGGTTTCGATTTTCATGGAGAGTAATGTTAATTGAAAAAGCTGGTTACTCAGTTTTTAAAATAGTAGATGGAGAATCAGGAAAGTTTTTTTATGTTGAAAATGATGATTTTTTAACTTCTTTTCAGGAAAAACAAATGAGTTTTCAGCCAGATTTTATTTTAGAATATGCACATTATTTAGGAAATCATTTTAAAAGTCAGGGGCATAAAAATGTAGAAGTATATGTAGACAGTTATGTAGCTTTAAATGGAAGAATGAGTCAATTATACATAGATCCAAAGACAGATCTAATGAAACAAAAAGAGAGTTTTAAACATAAAAAGTGGATTATACCTTTTAATCATGAAATTAAAATTAAAGGATTATAG
- the murB gene encoding UDP-N-acetylmuramate dehydrogenase produces MNIQENISLKKYNTFGINVNAKRFVSVNSLYELKNILKEEQNVFIISGGSNMLLTKDIEELVIHLNLKGISIDRENDNSVYLTVNTGENWHDFVLWCISLNYGGLENLSLIPGNVGTCPIQNIGAYGVEVKDTITKVEALEIETGKLVIFSNEECEFGYRNSIFKNQAKGKYIITSVSFELTKKNHALNTSYGAIEQELASKNITKPNIKNISDAIISIRQSKLPDPKKIGNSGSFFKNPVISLCHFEKLKSKFPEIPHYIISESSIKIPAGWLIEQSGFKGKRFGDYGVHEKQALVLVNYGNATGKNIYQLAQSIQNTIKSKFSINLEIEVNII; encoded by the coding sequence TTGAATATTCAAGAAAATATATCATTAAAAAAGTACAATACGTTTGGCATAAATGTAAATGCCAAACGTTTTGTTTCTGTTAATTCATTATATGAATTAAAAAATATTTTAAAAGAAGAACAAAATGTTTTTATTATTAGTGGAGGTAGTAACATGCTACTCACTAAAGATATTGAAGAATTAGTAATTCATTTAAATTTAAAAGGAATTTCTATTGATCGTGAAAATGATAACTCAGTATATTTAACTGTTAATACTGGTGAAAACTGGCATGATTTTGTTCTTTGGTGTATTTCTTTAAATTATGGTGGTCTTGAAAATTTATCTTTGATTCCGGGTAATGTAGGTACTTGTCCTATTCAAAATATTGGAGCCTATGGTGTAGAGGTTAAAGACACTATTACCAAAGTTGAAGCTCTTGAAATTGAAACTGGAAAATTAGTTATCTTTTCAAATGAAGAGTGTGAATTTGGATATAGAAATTCGATTTTTAAAAATCAGGCTAAAGGAAAATATATAATAACTTCTGTTAGTTTTGAACTTACCAAAAAAAATCATGCCCTAAATACTTCTTATGGAGCTATTGAACAAGAATTAGCTTCAAAAAATATTACTAAACCTAATATTAAAAATATTTCTGACGCTATAATTTCAATTCGACAATCAAAATTACCAGATCCAAAAAAAATTGGAAACAGTGGTAGTTTTTTCAAAAATCCAGTTATTTCTTTATGTCATTTTGAAAAACTTAAAAGTAAGTTTCCTGAAATTCCTCATTATATTATATCAGAAAGCAGTATAAAAATACCTGCAGGCTGGTTAATAGAACAAAGTGGATTTAAAGGTAAACGCTTTGGTGATTATGGCGTACACGAAAAACAAGCTTTAGTTCTAGTTAACTATGGAAACGCAACTGGTAAAAACATATACCAGCTGGCTCAAAGTATTCAAAATACTATAAAAAGTAAATTTTCTATTAATTTAGAAATTGAAGTAAATATAATCTAA
- a CDS encoding YHYH protein, giving the protein MKNYKIMMLLFAFLSFGCSSDEDNLDSGNDQSTSDTVYDIRSIVSKFDNIDGVTYSINGDFLEITTNGLPDHKSPYWEQGNVMYEAYNGTNPNWNKNPNTIQAQNITFKIPLYPKEATIKEATSLGPIGISLNGVAFFNQYAGPNNQPLTNEINSFDQYLGHPQNSGQYHYHIEPVYLTSKLGKSSFLGLLADGFPVYGPEENGGTITNSDLDDYHGHVSVTPDFPNGIYHYHITSDDPYLNGSGYYGTPGNVSQ; this is encoded by the coding sequence ATGAAGAATTATAAAATAATGATGTTGCTTTTTGCTTTTTTAAGCTTTGGTTGTAGTTCAGACGAAGATAATTTAGATTCAGGAAATGACCAATCAACAAGTGATACAGTATATGATATTAGAAGTATAGTTAGTAAATTTGATAATATTGATGGTGTTACCTATAGTATAAATGGAGATTTTTTAGAAATTACAACGAATGGTTTACCAGATCATAAGAGCCCGTATTGGGAGCAAGGAAACGTTATGTATGAAGCATATAATGGTACCAATCCTAATTGGAATAAAAACCCAAATACTATTCAAGCTCAAAATATAACATTTAAAATTCCTTTGTATCCAAAAGAAGCAACTATAAAAGAAGCAACATCATTAGGACCAATAGGTATATCTTTAAATGGAGTAGCATTTTTTAATCAATATGCAGGTCCTAATAATCAGCCTTTAACCAATGAAATTAATTCATTTGATCAATATTTAGGACACCCTCAAAATAGTGGACAGTATCATTATCATATAGAGCCGGTATACCTAACAAGTAAGTTAGGGAAATCTAGTTTTTTAGGTTTATTAGCTGACGGTTTTCCAGTTTATGGGCCAGAAGAAAATGGTGGTACAATTACGAATTCAGATTTAGATGATTATCATGGACATGTTTCTGTAACCCCTGATTTTCCTAATGGAATTTATCATTATCATATAACTTCTGATGATCCTTATTTAAATGGTAGTGGCTATTATGGTACACCAGGAAATGTTTCTCAATAA
- a CDS encoding DUF4856 domain-containing protein encodes MKRVIFSAVAIFAIMFSSCSSDEVVTPPVEAPATYVFNRGGNTSVSYSGQTTRIKMAEELVSALKVSTNTKAKLDGMFTHAAGNNDFTDATLNTSSKNVRSKTAASADYFASNTTEANAIKAKFDGYISSQVSEVFPNWATNAVAGTAGKIQEAGGGSTRYVNAKGLEYNQAFAKSLIGALMVDQMLNNYLSKKVLDEATNVADNDAGTLATGKNYTTMEHKWDEAYGYLYGAEVDGASPKLGADSFLNKYLAKVDGNSNFKGIAKEIYEAFKLGRAAIVAKNYTLRDQQIVILKKAVSKVIAVRAVHYLQAGKATLATDKASAFHDLSEGYGFVHSLRFTQDTSGKAHLPVAEIEGFLTALQAGNGFWTLTTKTLDDMSTRIAAVYGFTVDQAK; translated from the coding sequence ATGAAAAGGGTTATATTTTCAGCAGTAGCTATTTTTGCTATTATGTTTTCTTCATGTTCAAGTGATGAAGTAGTAACACCACCAGTAGAAGCTCCTGCAACTTATGTATTCAATAGGGGAGGGAATACGAGTGTTAGTTATTCGGGTCAAACAACTAGAATTAAAATGGCTGAAGAATTGGTTAGTGCATTAAAAGTATCAACTAATACAAAGGCTAAGTTAGATGGAATGTTTACACATGCAGCAGGAAATAATGATTTTACTGATGCAACTTTAAACACTTCTTCTAAAAATGTTAGGAGTAAAACTGCTGCTTCTGCTGATTATTTTGCGTCGAATACTACGGAGGCAAATGCTATTAAAGCTAAATTTGACGGTTATATTTCTAGTCAAGTATCTGAAGTATTCCCTAATTGGGCAACAAATGCAGTAGCAGGAACTGCCGGTAAAATTCAAGAAGCTGGAGGAGGATCTACTCGTTATGTTAATGCTAAAGGATTAGAATATAATCAAGCATTTGCTAAATCATTAATAGGTGCATTAATGGTAGATCAAATGTTGAATAATTATTTAAGTAAGAAAGTGTTAGATGAAGCTACTAATGTAGCTGATAATGATGCGGGAACTTTAGCTACAGGTAAAAATTATACTACCATGGAGCATAAGTGGGATGAAGCTTATGGATATTTATATGGTGCAGAAGTTGATGGTGCATCTCCAAAATTAGGTGCAGATAGCTTTTTAAACAAGTATTTAGCTAAAGTTGATGGAAATTCTAATTTTAAAGGTATTGCTAAAGAAATTTATGAAGCTTTTAAATTAGGAAGAGCTGCAATTGTTGCAAAAAATTATACATTAAGAGATCAACAAATAGTTATTCTTAAGAAAGCTGTCTCTAAAGTAATTGCAGTTAGAGCTGTACATTATTTACAAGCAGGTAAAGCTACTTTAGCAACAGATAAAGCTTCAGCATTTCATGATTTATCTGAAGGTTACGGGTTTGTTCACTCTTTACGTTTCACTCAAGATACATCTGGAAAAGCTCATTTACCAGTAGCAGAAATAGAAGGTTTCTTAACAGCGTTACAAGCGGGTAATGGTTTTTGGACACTAACAACTAAAACGTTAGATGATATGTCTACTAGAATAGCTGCTGTTTATGGTTTTACTGTAGATCAAGCAAAATAA
- a CDS encoding SCO family protein → MKISNKRVRLENLIGVLLFIVFILMVISCKKEKKVNKEITLPFFNSSLFTPEWISKESERYKSIHSIPNFNLINQDGKDVTKQTYEGKIYVADFFFVSCPGICPVLEKNMSILQEEFKNDKDVLLLSHTVMPSKDSVSVLKKYAEDNNVISGKWNLVTGNKDQIYNLARKAYFADEDFIKTKDENAFVHTENFVLIDKKGRIRGVYNGTLGLDTKRLIRHIKMLKKES, encoded by the coding sequence ATGAAAATTTCAAATAAAAGAGTAAGACTAGAAAATTTAATAGGTGTGTTATTATTTATTGTTTTTATTTTAATGGTAATTTCTTGTAAAAAAGAAAAGAAAGTAAATAAAGAAATAACATTACCTTTTTTTAACTCATCATTATTTACACCTGAATGGATTTCTAAAGAGAGCGAGAGGTATAAAAGTATTCATAGCATTCCAAATTTTAATTTGATTAATCAAGATGGTAAAGATGTAACAAAACAAACCTATGAAGGCAAAATATATGTAGCAGACTTTTTTTTTGTTAGTTGCCCAGGAATATGCCCTGTTCTTGAAAAAAACATGAGCATTTTACAAGAAGAATTTAAAAATGACAAAGATGTTTTATTGTTATCACATACTGTAATGCCTTCAAAAGACTCTGTTAGTGTTTTGAAAAAATATGCTGAAGATAATAATGTTATATCTGGTAAATGGAATTTAGTTACAGGAAATAAAGATCAAATATATAATTTAGCAAGAAAAGCATATTTTGCTGATGAAGATTTTATTAAAACAAAAGATGAAAATGCATTTGTACATACAGAAAACTTTGTTTTAATAGACAAAAAAGGTAGAATAAGAGGAGTTTACAATGGAACTTTGGGGTTAGATACTAAAAGATTAATAAGACATATTAAAATGCTAAAAAAAGAAAGTTAA